The Arachis hypogaea cultivar Tifrunner chromosome 16, arahy.Tifrunner.gnm2.J5K5, whole genome shotgun sequence genome contains a region encoding:
- the LOC112755469 gene encoding uncharacterized protein isoform X7, whose translation MDKARNLRRGAIRFSKPNNKRPHMNHKQSKGHKLFVLKAAIGGGGDLKFSEKSKKGKVRSLSAVGKALSNCQMGCHVSEKEEQAQTLTHDDPSSSTTTIIATSKRLKVPKNFLNGVQHASVPRKLRSAMKKRSRESMLFDSEKVNHKINGILESPKKDGIKKSKKEENGEEWSQREGVCGPIITKDEEEVAETLYALAGMFPDNGMNENTSGIAQQESPCTEISAREVTKISPSHETVHQKHHLDFPKKEEVLMASHSTSPMIDFHSLPVMENRHTNSTHGPELCLAMGLNMYKQSQIAHMERKPDMEFEMAKDVDCKQEQHKLKDRKETEEGLAFWPNLSRVPAANKGPNWLEAAICSSKHSFMETSSSGKSSEVATQKTWKRCAVHVHISHIIHKLEVLKRGVIVEQQPKLHEFHHQMRSHDEGSKNGVLMEVPNFNGMRNNGVTSSSAPVTCQVENLRNPHQSKNGFLQQQCHYRDIQHAIPTPFAAYGPQKQSFNFLSLSSGSNGLKVDNSYDKIGTRLEALSKLQQVPYFQTLSQQNGFMSIPTTPQSQYASASYLDQLPVSGPQVRLQQPHYYGNPLCGTHYGSSTVSNKQQYQQNFWAVQLAAQGGSAANSNIMRTQYPNSQSGRHEYALSQCAQAILPRSPASLEALGSKITSISAQQQQLIASIQEKWARPSSSPFCK comes from the exons ATGGACAAAGCTCGAAACTTGAGGCGTGGAGCTATCAGATTCTCAAAACCCAACAACAAGAGACCACACATGAATCATAAGCAATCTAAAGGACACAAACTCTTCG TTTTGAAAGCTGCTATTGGTGGTGGTGGGGACCTGAAATTCTCTGAGAAATCGAAGAAAGGAAAAGTGAGAAGCTTGAGTGCTGTTGGAAAAGCATTATCCAACTGCCAAATGGGTTGCCACGTTtcagaaaaagaagaacaagcaCAAACACTAACACATGACGACCCTTCTTCTTCTACCACCACCATTATTGCCACTAGCAAGAGACTTAAGGTTCCTAAAAAT TTTTTGAATGGTGTTCAACATGCCTCAGTCCCAAGGAAGCTACGTTCAG CCATGAAGAAGCGCAGCCGTGAATCCATGTTATTTGATTCAGAAAAGGTGAACCATAAGATCAATGGAATATTAGAATCTCCAAAAAAGGATGGAATAAAGAAATCCAAA AAAGAAGAAAATGGGGAAGAATGGTCCCAAAGGGAAGGTGTATGTGGCCCCATAATCACAAAAGATGAGGAAGAGGTTGCAGAAACTCTCTATGCCTTGGCTGGAATGTTCCCTGACAATGGCATGAATGAAAATA CCTCAGGAATTGCTCAGCAGGAAAGTCCTTGTACTGAAATATCTGCTAGAGAAGTTACAAAAATCAGTCCCTCACATGAAACTGTTCATCAGAAGCATCACCTTGATTTTCCTAAAAAGGAAGAGGTATTGATGGCATCTCATAGCACTTCTCCAATGATAGATTTTCATTCCTTGCCTGTAATGGAAAATAGGCACACAAATTCAACACATGGTCCTGAGTTATGTCTAGCAATGGG ATTAAATATGTACAAACAATCACAAATTGCACACATGGAGAGGAAGCCAGACATGGAATTTGAGATG GCCAAAGATGTTGATTGTAAGCAAGAACAACATAAACTGAAGGACAGAAAAGAAACAG AAGAAGGTCTTGCATTCTGGCCAAATTTATCAAGAGTACCAGCAGCTAACAAGGGCCCAAATTGGTTGGAAGCTGCCATATGTTCCTCCAAACACAGTTTCATGGAAACTTCTTCTAGTGGAAAG AGTTCAGAAGTTGCAACTCAAAAAACATGGAAGAGGTGTGCAGTTCATGTTCACATCAGCCATATCATCCACAAGTTGGAGGTTTTGAAAAGAGGAGTTATTGTTGAACAACAACCTAAGCTTCATGAATTTCATCATCAAATGAGATCACATGATGAAGGGTCAAAGAATGGAGTTCTTATGGAAGTACCCAACTTCAATGGGATGAGAAATAATGGAGTTACTTCTTCTTCTGCACCTGTGACATGTCAAGTTGAAAATTTGAGGAACCCCCATCAAAGTAAGAATGGTTTTCTTCAACAACAATGCCATTACCGCGACATACAACATGCCATTCCAACGCCATTTGCGGCATATGGCCCtcagaaacaa AGTTTCAACTTCTTGTCCTTGTCAAGTGGAAGTAATGGGTTAAAGGTGGACAATAGTTATGATAAGATTGGAACTAGGTTGGAAGCATTGTCAAAGTTGCAACAAGTGCCTTATTTTCAGACACTATCACAGCAGAATGGGTTCATGTCAATTCCTACAACACCTCAAAGTCAATATGCATCAGCTTCTTACCTTGATCAGCTTCCTGTCTCAGGACCACAG GTTCGGCTGCAGCAACCTCATTATTATGGTAACCCGTTATGTGGAACTCATTATGGTTCTTCAACGGTATCAAATAAACAACAGTACCAACAAAACTTTTGGGCAGTGCAATTAGCAGCACAAGGTGGGTCGGCGGCAAATAGCAACATTATGAGGACTCAATATCCTAATTCGCAAAGTGGAAGACATGAATATGCATTGAGTCAATGTGCACAAGCCATTCTTCCTCGTTCCCCTGCATCACTTGAAGCACTTGGATCCAAGATTACTTCAATCTCTGCCCAACAACAACAGCTCATTGCTTCTATACAGGAAAAATGGGCTAGACCTTCTTCATCTCCCTTCTGTAAGTGA
- the LOC112755469 gene encoding uncharacterized protein isoform X3, translating to MDKARNLRRGAIRFSKPNNKRPHMNHKQSKGHKLFVLKAAIGGGGDLKFSEKSKKGKVRSLSAVGKALSNCQMGCHVSEKEEQAQTLTHDDPSSSTTTIIATSKRLKVPKNFLNGVQHASVPRKLRSAMKKRSRESMLFDSEKVNHKINGILESPKKDGIKKSKKEENGEEWSQREGVCGPIITKDEEEVAETLYALAGMFPDNGMNENSKQLHEESLLKNTSVLEDLKENANASSEASGIAQQESPCTEISAREVTKISPSHETVHQKHHLDFPKKEEVLMASHSTSPMIDFHSLPVMENRHTNSTHGPELCLAMGLNMYKQSQIAHMERKPDMEFEMAKDVDCKQEQHKLKDRKETEEGLAFWPNLSRVPAANKGPNWLEAAICSSKHSFMETSSSGKSSEVATQKTWKRCAVHVHISHIIHKLEVLKRGVIVEQQPKLHEFHHQMRSHDEGSKNGVLMEVPNFNGMRNNGVTSSSAPVTCQVENLRNPHQSKNGFLQQQCHYRDIQHAIPTPFAAYGPQKQSFNFLSLSSGSNGLKVDNSYDKIGTRLEALSKLQQVPYFQTLSQQNGFMSIPTTPQSQYASASYLDQLPVSGPQVRLQQPHYYGNPLCGTHYGSSTVSNKQQYQQNFWAVQLAAQGGSAANSNIMRTQYPNSQSGRHEYALSQCAQAILPRSPASLEALGSKITSISAQQQQLIASIQEKWARPSSSPFCK from the exons ATGGACAAAGCTCGAAACTTGAGGCGTGGAGCTATCAGATTCTCAAAACCCAACAACAAGAGACCACACATGAATCATAAGCAATCTAAAGGACACAAACTCTTCG TTTTGAAAGCTGCTATTGGTGGTGGTGGGGACCTGAAATTCTCTGAGAAATCGAAGAAAGGAAAAGTGAGAAGCTTGAGTGCTGTTGGAAAAGCATTATCCAACTGCCAAATGGGTTGCCACGTTtcagaaaaagaagaacaagcaCAAACACTAACACATGACGACCCTTCTTCTTCTACCACCACCATTATTGCCACTAGCAAGAGACTTAAGGTTCCTAAAAAT TTTTTGAATGGTGTTCAACATGCCTCAGTCCCAAGGAAGCTACGTTCAG CCATGAAGAAGCGCAGCCGTGAATCCATGTTATTTGATTCAGAAAAGGTGAACCATAAGATCAATGGAATATTAGAATCTCCAAAAAAGGATGGAATAAAGAAATCCAAA AAAGAAGAAAATGGGGAAGAATGGTCCCAAAGGGAAGGTGTATGTGGCCCCATAATCACAAAAGATGAGGAAGAGGTTGCAGAAACTCTCTATGCCTTGGCTGGAATGTTCCCTGACAATGGCATGAATGAAAATAGTAAGCAGCTACATGAAGAATCTTTGTTAAAGAACACTTCTGTTTTGGAGGACTTGAAGGAGAATGCTAATGCTTCTTCTGAAG CCTCAGGAATTGCTCAGCAGGAAAGTCCTTGTACTGAAATATCTGCTAGAGAAGTTACAAAAATCAGTCCCTCACATGAAACTGTTCATCAGAAGCATCACCTTGATTTTCCTAAAAAGGAAGAGGTATTGATGGCATCTCATAGCACTTCTCCAATGATAGATTTTCATTCCTTGCCTGTAATGGAAAATAGGCACACAAATTCAACACATGGTCCTGAGTTATGTCTAGCAATGGG ATTAAATATGTACAAACAATCACAAATTGCACACATGGAGAGGAAGCCAGACATGGAATTTGAGATG GCCAAAGATGTTGATTGTAAGCAAGAACAACATAAACTGAAGGACAGAAAAGAAACAG AAGAAGGTCTTGCATTCTGGCCAAATTTATCAAGAGTACCAGCAGCTAACAAGGGCCCAAATTGGTTGGAAGCTGCCATATGTTCCTCCAAACACAGTTTCATGGAAACTTCTTCTAGTGGAAAG AGTTCAGAAGTTGCAACTCAAAAAACATGGAAGAGGTGTGCAGTTCATGTTCACATCAGCCATATCATCCACAAGTTGGAGGTTTTGAAAAGAGGAGTTATTGTTGAACAACAACCTAAGCTTCATGAATTTCATCATCAAATGAGATCACATGATGAAGGGTCAAAGAATGGAGTTCTTATGGAAGTACCCAACTTCAATGGGATGAGAAATAATGGAGTTACTTCTTCTTCTGCACCTGTGACATGTCAAGTTGAAAATTTGAGGAACCCCCATCAAAGTAAGAATGGTTTTCTTCAACAACAATGCCATTACCGCGACATACAACATGCCATTCCAACGCCATTTGCGGCATATGGCCCtcagaaacaa AGTTTCAACTTCTTGTCCTTGTCAAGTGGAAGTAATGGGTTAAAGGTGGACAATAGTTATGATAAGATTGGAACTAGGTTGGAAGCATTGTCAAAGTTGCAACAAGTGCCTTATTTTCAGACACTATCACAGCAGAATGGGTTCATGTCAATTCCTACAACACCTCAAAGTCAATATGCATCAGCTTCTTACCTTGATCAGCTTCCTGTCTCAGGACCACAG GTTCGGCTGCAGCAACCTCATTATTATGGTAACCCGTTATGTGGAACTCATTATGGTTCTTCAACGGTATCAAATAAACAACAGTACCAACAAAACTTTTGGGCAGTGCAATTAGCAGCACAAGGTGGGTCGGCGGCAAATAGCAACATTATGAGGACTCAATATCCTAATTCGCAAAGTGGAAGACATGAATATGCATTGAGTCAATGTGCACAAGCCATTCTTCCTCGTTCCCCTGCATCACTTGAAGCACTTGGATCCAAGATTACTTCAATCTCTGCCCAACAACAACAGCTCATTGCTTCTATACAGGAAAAATGGGCTAGACCTTCTTCATCTCCCTTCTGTAAGTGA
- the LOC112755469 gene encoding uncharacterized protein isoform X1, whose protein sequence is MDKARNLRRGAIRFSKPNNKRPHMNHKQSKGHKLFVLKAAIGGGGDLKFSEKSKKGKVRSLSAVGKALSNCQMGCHVSEKEEQAQTLTHDDPSSSTTTIIATSKRLKVPKNFLNGVQHASVPRKLRSAMKKRSRESMLFDSEKVNHKINGILESPKKDGIKKSKVSVKEENGEEWSQREGVCGPIITKDEEEVAETLYALAGMFPDNGMNENSKQLHEESLLKNTSVLEDLKENANASSEASGIAQQESPCTEISAREVTKISPSHETVHQKHHLDFPKKEEVLMASHSTSPMIDFHSLPVMENRHTNSTHGPELCLAMGLNMYKQSQIAHMERKPDMEFEMAKDVDCKQEQHKLKDRKETEEGLAFWPNLSRVPAANKGPNWLEAAICSSKHSFMETSSSGKSSEVATQKTWKRCAVHVHISHIIHKLEVLKRGVIVEQQPKLHEFHHQMRSHDEGSKNGVLMEVPNFNGMRNNGVTSSSAPVTCQVENLRNPHQSKNGFLQQQCHYRDIQHAIPTPFAAYGPQKQSFNFLSLSSGSNGLKVDNSYDKIGTRLEALSKLQQVPYFQTLSQQNGFMSIPTTPQSQYASASYLDQLPVSGPQVRLQQPHYYGNPLCGTHYGSSTVSNKQQYQQNFWAVQLAAQGGSAANSNIMRTQYPNSQSGRHEYALSQCAQAILPRSPASLEALGSKITSISAQQQQLIASIQEKWARPSSSPFCK, encoded by the exons ATGGACAAAGCTCGAAACTTGAGGCGTGGAGCTATCAGATTCTCAAAACCCAACAACAAGAGACCACACATGAATCATAAGCAATCTAAAGGACACAAACTCTTCG TTTTGAAAGCTGCTATTGGTGGTGGTGGGGACCTGAAATTCTCTGAGAAATCGAAGAAAGGAAAAGTGAGAAGCTTGAGTGCTGTTGGAAAAGCATTATCCAACTGCCAAATGGGTTGCCACGTTtcagaaaaagaagaacaagcaCAAACACTAACACATGACGACCCTTCTTCTTCTACCACCACCATTATTGCCACTAGCAAGAGACTTAAGGTTCCTAAAAAT TTTTTGAATGGTGTTCAACATGCCTCAGTCCCAAGGAAGCTACGTTCAG CCATGAAGAAGCGCAGCCGTGAATCCATGTTATTTGATTCAGAAAAGGTGAACCATAAGATCAATGGAATATTAGAATCTCCAAAAAAGGATGGAATAAAGAAATCCAAAGTGAGTGTG AAAGAAGAAAATGGGGAAGAATGGTCCCAAAGGGAAGGTGTATGTGGCCCCATAATCACAAAAGATGAGGAAGAGGTTGCAGAAACTCTCTATGCCTTGGCTGGAATGTTCCCTGACAATGGCATGAATGAAAATAGTAAGCAGCTACATGAAGAATCTTTGTTAAAGAACACTTCTGTTTTGGAGGACTTGAAGGAGAATGCTAATGCTTCTTCTGAAG CCTCAGGAATTGCTCAGCAGGAAAGTCCTTGTACTGAAATATCTGCTAGAGAAGTTACAAAAATCAGTCCCTCACATGAAACTGTTCATCAGAAGCATCACCTTGATTTTCCTAAAAAGGAAGAGGTATTGATGGCATCTCATAGCACTTCTCCAATGATAGATTTTCATTCCTTGCCTGTAATGGAAAATAGGCACACAAATTCAACACATGGTCCTGAGTTATGTCTAGCAATGGG ATTAAATATGTACAAACAATCACAAATTGCACACATGGAGAGGAAGCCAGACATGGAATTTGAGATG GCCAAAGATGTTGATTGTAAGCAAGAACAACATAAACTGAAGGACAGAAAAGAAACAG AAGAAGGTCTTGCATTCTGGCCAAATTTATCAAGAGTACCAGCAGCTAACAAGGGCCCAAATTGGTTGGAAGCTGCCATATGTTCCTCCAAACACAGTTTCATGGAAACTTCTTCTAGTGGAAAG AGTTCAGAAGTTGCAACTCAAAAAACATGGAAGAGGTGTGCAGTTCATGTTCACATCAGCCATATCATCCACAAGTTGGAGGTTTTGAAAAGAGGAGTTATTGTTGAACAACAACCTAAGCTTCATGAATTTCATCATCAAATGAGATCACATGATGAAGGGTCAAAGAATGGAGTTCTTATGGAAGTACCCAACTTCAATGGGATGAGAAATAATGGAGTTACTTCTTCTTCTGCACCTGTGACATGTCAAGTTGAAAATTTGAGGAACCCCCATCAAAGTAAGAATGGTTTTCTTCAACAACAATGCCATTACCGCGACATACAACATGCCATTCCAACGCCATTTGCGGCATATGGCCCtcagaaacaa AGTTTCAACTTCTTGTCCTTGTCAAGTGGAAGTAATGGGTTAAAGGTGGACAATAGTTATGATAAGATTGGAACTAGGTTGGAAGCATTGTCAAAGTTGCAACAAGTGCCTTATTTTCAGACACTATCACAGCAGAATGGGTTCATGTCAATTCCTACAACACCTCAAAGTCAATATGCATCAGCTTCTTACCTTGATCAGCTTCCTGTCTCAGGACCACAG GTTCGGCTGCAGCAACCTCATTATTATGGTAACCCGTTATGTGGAACTCATTATGGTTCTTCAACGGTATCAAATAAACAACAGTACCAACAAAACTTTTGGGCAGTGCAATTAGCAGCACAAGGTGGGTCGGCGGCAAATAGCAACATTATGAGGACTCAATATCCTAATTCGCAAAGTGGAAGACATGAATATGCATTGAGTCAATGTGCACAAGCCATTCTTCCTCGTTCCCCTGCATCACTTGAAGCACTTGGATCCAAGATTACTTCAATCTCTGCCCAACAACAACAGCTCATTGCTTCTATACAGGAAAAATGGGCTAGACCTTCTTCATCTCCCTTCTGTAAGTGA